GACTTGTAGGCCAGCAGTTCCACCGCCAGATGCTGTGAGCTGCCCGTGCCGGCCGACGCGGACGACAGGCCGCCCTGCTTGCCCTTGGCGGCCGTCAGCACGTCCTTCAGGGTTTTGTAGGGACTGGCGGCGGACACCACCAGCACCACCGGGTTGGTGCCGATCAGCGTGACGGGGCTGAACGACTTGATGGGGTCGTAGCCCAGCTTGGGGTACAGGCTGATGTTGATGGCATGCGAGCTGACGGTGCCGCCCAGCAGTGTGTAACCGTCCGGGGCCGAGCGCGCGGCCGCCTCCGAACCGATGCTGCCTGCGGCGCCACCCTTGTTCTCCACCACCACCGTGGTGCCCAGGGCTGTGCCCAGTTGCTGGCCGATCAGGCGGGCCAGGGTGTCGGTGGTGCCACCGGCGGCAAAGGGCACCACGTAGCTGATGGGTTTGCCGGTGGGCCAGGTGGTCTGGGCCATGGCGGGCAGCGCCATCAGCGCGCCTGCGGCTGCCAGGGCGGCGGATTGGACCAGGGTTCTGCGTTGCATGTGTTTGTCTCCTTGGGGTAATGAAAAAAGGGGTGATCTCAGGGCATGTCGACGATCTCGATCCAGTTGGGGTTCTTGCCCACTGGAACGCGGGTGGGTGCGCCGGGCAGACCCGTGGCTGCGTCGATCGGGTGCAGGGCGACGTGGTGTGAATCCTGCCCCGCGGCAATCAGGAAGCGACCCGATGCGTCCACCGCAAAACCGCGCGGCGTCTTTTCGGTGGGCTCCTGCCCCAGCGGTTGCAGCTGCCCCGTGGCGGCATCGACGCGAAATGCGCTCAGCGTGCTGGAGGTGCGCTCCGACGCATACAGCGTGCGGCCGTCGGGCGACAGGTGAATATCGGCGGCCCAGGGCTTGCCGGTAAAACCTGCTGGCAATGTGGTAGTGCGCTGCAGCTGGCGCAGGGTGCCGCGCTCTTTGTCGTAGGCCATCACATGCAGGGCAGCATCCAGCTCGTCCAGCAGGTACAGGTGGCGCTGGTCGCGGCTCCAGACAAAGTGGCGGGGGCCGGATTTTTCGGGCGCCACGGAGGTCAGCGCGGGCTCGTGGGCGGTGAGCTTGCCCGTCTCGGCATCGAACTTCCAGGCCGACAGATGGTCGCCACCCAGGCTGGTCGCCAAGACATAGCGGTTGGCGGCGTCCGCGTGGATGGCATGCGCGTTGGGGGCGGTGGGGATGAGCTGCTGCACCGCTCCCACGACACCGTCCTTGCCAATGCTGTTGACCGTGATCTTGTGTCCGGGGTAGGAGGCTGCGAACAGCCAGCGCCCGGTGGCGTCGGTGTCGATATTGGCCATGCTGTCGGCCAACGGCGCCTCGCCCAGCTTGCGCAGCTTGCCGCTGGCCGGGTCAATGGCCAGGCTGACCACCCGAAACGGCTGCGAGCGCAGCGCCACATAGAGCACGCGTTTGTCCGGGCTGACAGCCATGGGCATGGCGGTGCCCCCCACTGCCGTGGTGTCTACGGGCTTGAGCGTTCCGGCGGCGCGGTCCAGCTCCAGCACCGAGACATCCTGGCTGTCTGCGTTGGCCACGTACACCCACGTGGCGGCCTGCGCCGCCTGGGCGCCCAACACGGCAGCGACGGCCAG
Above is a window of Acidovorax sp. KKS102 DNA encoding:
- a CDS encoding tripartite tricarboxylate transporter substrate binding protein yields the protein MQRRTLVQSAALAAAGALMALPAMAQTTWPTGKPISYVVPFAAGGTTDTLARLIGQQLGTALGTTVVVENKGGAAGSIGSEAAARSAPDGYTLLGGTVSSHAINISLYPKLGYDPIKSFSPVTLIGTNPVVLVVSAASPYKTLKDVLTAAKGKQGGLSSASAGTGSSQHLAVELLAYKSGVKFTHIPYKGSGPAIQDVISGQVDMMFDTTVVAAPHIQSGKLRAIAVTSPKRLASMPDVPTVAESGVAELKDFEVQSWQAIFVPAGTPTPVVSRLHDEIRKILAQPDMQTRLKGFGMEPADMSVAQIATFQKAEVDKWAQVIKAANIKVD
- a CDS encoding beta-propeller fold lactonase family protein, translated to MTLPFRIHRRAAPVALAVAAVLGAQAAQAATWVYVANADSQDVSVLELDRAAGTLKPVDTTAVGGTAMPMAVSPDKRVLYVALRSQPFRVVSLAIDPASGKLRKLGEAPLADSMANIDTDATGRWLFAASYPGHKITVNSIGKDGVVGAVQQLIPTAPNAHAIHADAANRYVLATSLGGDHLSAWKFDAETGKLTAHEPALTSVAPEKSGPRHFVWSRDQRHLYLLDELDAALHVMAYDKERGTLRQLQRTTTLPAGFTGKPWAADIHLSPDGRTLYASERTSSTLSAFRVDAATGQLQPLGQEPTEKTPRGFAVDASGRFLIAAGQDSHHVALHPIDAATGLPGAPTRVPVGKNPNWIEIVDMP